The Argentina anserina chromosome 3, drPotAnse1.1, whole genome shotgun sequence genome includes a region encoding these proteins:
- the LOC126788089 gene encoding E3 ubiquitin-protein ligase AIRP2-like, whose translation MYIASMRKSFKDSLKVLEADIQHANTLASDYPREYDGACLQMRMSYSPAAHLFLFLVQWTDCNLAGALGLLRILIYKVYVDGTTTMSTHERKASIRDFYAVIYPSLLQLQRGVTDSEVKRQKAVCMERYRRRDDEENRQCSDIEIEREEECGICMETNSKIVLPNCNHVMCLKCYRDWRTRSQSCPFCRDSLKRVNSGDLWVYTDSRDIVDMTTVVSENLRRLFIYVDKLPVIIPDNLFDPYDSHIR comes from the exons ATGTACATAGCTTCAATGCGAAAGTCGTTCAAGGACTCTCTCAAAGTGCTTGAAGCTGATATCCAACATGCTAATACTCT GGCTTCGGATTACCCGAGAGAGTATGATGGTGCTTGCCTTCAGATGAGAATGTCTTACAGTCCGGCAGCTcatctcttcctttttctggTGCAATGGACCGACTGCAACCTTGCTGGAGCCCTTGGTCTGCTCAGAATTCTAATTTACAAG GTTTATGTGGATGGCACAACCACCATGTCTACACATGAGAGGAAAGCAAGCATCCGAGATTTCTATG CCGTAATTTATCCCTCTTTATTGCAACTTCAAAGAGGTGTCACCGACAGTGAAGTTAAAAGGCAGAAGGCAGTATGCATGGAACGGTATCGGAGAAGAGATGATGAGGAGAATCGGCAGTGTTCGGATATAGAGATTGAAAGAGAAGAGGAATGCGGTATATGCATGGAGACAAATAGTAAAATTGTGTTGCCCAACTGCAACCATGTTATGTGCTTAAAATGCTACCGTGATTG GCGAACAAGATCTCAGTCGTGCCCTTTCTGTCGTGATAGTCTTAAGAGGGTGAACTCCGGTGATCTCTGGGTATACACTGACAGCAGGGATATAGTTGACATGACAACTGTAGTGAGCGAGAATCTCAGGAGGCTTTTCATCTATGTAGATAAGTTGCCAGTAATTATACCAGATAACCTTTTTGACCCTTACGATTCTCACATAAGGTAG
- the LOC126788086 gene encoding sphingolipid delta(4)-desaturase DES1-like produces the protein MGRGEERDGEEREGVMMATDFFWSYTDEPHASRRRQILSQYPQIKDLFGPDPLAFLKITLVVMLQLSTAAALHNAGWLKILAIAYFFGSFLNHNLFLAIHELSHNLAFSTPVYNRWLGIFANLPIGVPMSVTFQKYHLEHHRFQGVDGIDMDIPSKVEAHVVRNVFTKSIWVLLQLFFYALRPVFLKPKPPGCWEFINFFVQISLDVSMVYFCGWKSFAYLILSTFVGGGMHPMAGHFISEHYVFSPDQETYSYYGPLNLLTWSVGYHNEHHDFPRIPGNKLHKVKSIAPEYYEGLESYKSWSQVIYMYIMDRTVGPFSRMKRKPSKSE, from the exons ATGGGGAGAGgggaagagagagatggaGAAGAACGAGAGGGAGTGATGATGGCTACGGACTTCTTCTGGTCTTATACAGATGAGCCTCACGCTTCTCGCCGCCGTCAGATCCTCTCTCAGTACCCTCAAATTAAGGACCTTTTTGGCCCTGACCCTCTGGCTTTTCTCAAG ATTACTTTGGTTGTGATGCTTCAGCTGTCCACTGCTGCAGCGCTTCATAATGCAGGCTGGTTGAAGATTCTGGCAATAGCCTACTTCTTCGGCTCTTTTCTGAATCACAACCTCTTCTTGGCCATCCATGAGCTCAGCCACAATCTTGCCTTCTCAACCCCAGTTTACAACCGTTGGCTTGGTATCTTTGCTAACCTTCCAATTGGCGTTCCCATGTCTGTGACCTTCCAGAAGTATCACCTTGAGCACCATCGCTTCCAAGGTGTGGATGGCATTGACATGGACATCCCAAGCAAAGTTGAGGCTCATGTAGTGAGAAATGTGTTCACCAAATCCATATGGGTTCTacttcaactcttcttctatGCTCTTCGGCCTGTGTTCTTGAAACCTAAACCCCCTGGTTGTTGGGAGTTCATCAACTTTTTTGTCCAGATATCCCTTGATGTCTCCATGGTTTACTTCTGTGGTTGGAAGTCTTTTGCTTATTTGATTCTCTCTACGTTTGTTGGGGGTGGGATGCATCCTATGGCTGGTCACTTCATTTCTGAGCATTACGTCTTCAGTCCTGATCAAGAGACGTATTCTTATTATGGCCCTCTTAATCTGTTGACTTGGAGCGTAGGGTACCATAACGAACACCATGACTTCCCCAGAATTCCTGGGAACAAGCTCCACAAGGTGAAGTCCATTGCACCTGAATACTATGAGGGTTTGGAGTCGTATAAATCATGGAGTCAGGtcatatacatgtatataatgGACAGAACAGTCGGGCCATTTAGCCGAATGAAGAGGAAGCCAAGCAAATCAGAATAG
- the LOC126788091 gene encoding tetraspanin-19-like, which produces MAKIARVVLQSLLKVMNSILGLLGIALILYGLWLVRVWERDMHSSSSFDQYTTAPWVICTFIGAGLTLCIITGIGHLAASCGSGCCLSCYTLIICMLLLLETAMAADILLNSDWEKDLPYDPTGKFNDFRDFVESNFDMFKWIGLMIILAQGFSILLATVLRSIGPEQVENCDSDEECAPSRVPLMNHIVQQPEYIVAAKNTSNWNVRIHS; this is translated from the exons ATGGCGAAAATCGCAAGAGTTGTTTTGCAGTCACTGCTTAAAGTAATGAACTCGATTTTGGGACTGCTTGGAATTGCATTGATTCTCTATGGTCTTTGGTTGGTTAGAGTTTGGGAGAGGGACATGCATAGCTCATCATCCTTTGATCAATATACTACTGCTCCATG GGTAATATGCACTTTTATTGGGGCTGGTCTTACCTTGTGCATCATAACAGGCATAGGTCATCTAGCTGCAAGCTGTGGCAGTGGTTGTTGCCTCTCTTGC TATACGTTGATTATTTGTATGCTTCTTCTATTGGAGACTGCAATGGCTGCAGATATACTCTTAAACTCTGACTGGGAGAAG GATCTCCCCTATGACCCTACTGGAAAGTTCAACGATTTCAGAGATTTTGTGGAGTCAAACTTCGACATGTTCAAGTGGATTGGCCTGATGATCATCTTAGCTCAG ggtttttcgattttattggcTACGGTTCTAAGGTCGATAGGACCAGAACAAGTAGAGAACTGTGACAGCGATGAAGAGTGTGCCCCATCAAGAGTCCCACTCATGAACCATATCGTTCAGCAACCAGAATACATTGTCGCTGCCAAGAATACCAGTAACTGGAATGTAAGAATTCACTCCTGA